The genomic stretch AAACGGAATTTAGGTCTATTTACTAGACTTATTTTTGTCCTTTAGACTGAATTAATGGAAATAGGTCTAAAATTTAGATCTATTTCATCTCAAATCCATATATAACCCTCATTTTGATGGGATAAACGGAAATAGGTCTATTTACTAGATCTATTTTTGTCTTGTGGACTGAATTGATGGGAATAGGTCTAAAATTTAGATCTATATAACTCAACTTTCGCAGCCTGAAATTGGCAAGTAAGCCTTGATGTAATTGGGCAAAGCGGAGATCCAGAGCTGTAGTTGACTTTTTATCATAGCGGATAGCTTTTTGCCGACTTGATTAGCGATTTCGTTCATCAATTCCACCAGTTGCTGTAAAGCCACTGCCCAGTCCAAAGAACCGACTTCATCGCATAGCAAATAAAACAGTCCACCGAGCGTCCGTTGATCGGTACTTTGCCGATGCTGCCAAGCCAGCAGAATATAACGGGAAAAGACAATCGTAGTATGGCTAATGAGCAGATCGTAGGAGCGACCTTGGAACTCTTTTTGCAGGCGCAGCAAGGATTTAGCGCATTTGAAAAAAACCTCGATGTCCCAGCGAAGAGCGTAGATTTGAATGATTTCCGGTGCCGTCAGTGTGAGATCCGTCGATAGAATCGCGAGCCACTCGTTTTTCTTGGAGCGATGGCGAACAAAGACCACGACGACTGGAATACCGGGAACCAGTTCCGTATGAATCTGACGCAAAATATTCCGTTGCTTCCCTTGGACTTGCGTTGCAGATCGGTAAAGACCTTTGAGATCGACCCGCTTGCCCTGAACGAGATATCGCTTGTTGTCGTTTTTCACCATGCCAATGACATGAAGACCTCGTTCCACCACTCGCTCGATTAAGGGCGCATGAGTGAACCAACTGTCCATGAGTACGTAAGACGCAGAAACACCCGAGGCGATGGCCCGATCCAGCAGTTCAGAAACCAGATGCGGGGCCGAAAGCAGAGCTTCTTTCCGGCGTTTGTACCCAGTGGATCGCTTATCGATTCCCGGATGAATACCGGTCAGTCCAGCCTTCACAGAACTGAGCAGGGCGAAGTCCAGAGGGAGAAATGTATGGCCGTCCGACCAGCCTAAAGTCAGCATACGGAACCCCTTATAATAAGCACCGGTGGCGTGATCCTTGAACCGAGCGAGAAGTTCTACCGCTTTGCTGCGATTTCGTTCAAACATGGAATCGTCGACAATAAACACGGAAGTTCGTGTGACGGAGGTCAAGGTTTCGACTCGCTGAACGGTGTCACTGCTGAGAGAAGTCAAGAAACGCCGCCAAGCAAATCCGCTGTGATTAAGAAACCGGTAGACGGCATCTTTGCCAGGAAAGGCTTCACTTTTGGA from Paenibacillus sp. FSL H8-0548 encodes the following:
- a CDS encoding transposase, which translates into the protein MIKQKSSLDQLPPEMRPAFQELGVLKHLRNAGFKKTFGYTCSHLFMLVFVLLFHQKNWFRLLESSKSEAFPGKDAVYRFLNHSGFAWRRFLTSLSSDTVQRVETLTSVTRTSVFIVDDSMFERNRSKAVELLARFKDHATGAYYKGFRMLTLGWSDGHTFLPLDFALLSSVKAGLTGIHPGIDKRSTGYKRRKEALLSAPHLVSELLDRAIASGVSASYVLMDSWFTHAPLIERVVERGLHVIGMVKNDNKRYLVQGKRVDLKGLYRSATQVQGKQRNILRQIHTELVPGIPVVVVFVRHRSKKNEWLAILSTDLTLTAPEIIQIYALRWDIEVFFKCAKSLLRLQKEFQGRSYDLLISHTTIVFSRYILLAWQHRQSTDQRTLGGLFYLLCDEVGSLDWAVALQQLVELMNEIANQVGKKLSAMIKSQLQLWISALPNYIKAYLPISGCES